One Thalassotalea atypica DNA window includes the following coding sequences:
- a CDS encoding LacI family DNA-binding transcriptional regulator, whose translation MKATINDVAKQAGVSIKTVSRVMNNEPSVRALTREKVMAAVEALDYQPNLAARNLAGSKAYSIGFVYDNPNAYYVIDMQNGILSACKKQGFELVIHPCDSTKENTIDEITNMVKTSRIAGLVLTPPFSEMPEFVEKIKQLDVSVVRIMSGDVAPDDITPCVMINDHQAAYTITQHLIDLGHQQIGFIAGGKEHRSSIERLNGYKQALVDNQISVNKEYIVEGEYSFESGVQGAKYLMNETDKPSAIFSCNDEIAAGALFAARLMNIDIPGQLSIAGFENSPFSRQTWPKLTTADQPNKSIAENAANLLIAHTRKLNTSSFIQQYTPQLVVRDSTDASA comes from the coding sequence ATGAAAGCTACCATCAATGACGTTGCCAAGCAGGCTGGAGTCTCAATAAAAACGGTCTCTCGTGTAATGAACAATGAACCTTCTGTTCGCGCTCTAACACGTGAAAAAGTCATGGCAGCTGTTGAAGCACTCGATTACCAACCTAATCTGGCAGCACGTAATTTAGCCGGCTCAAAGGCATATAGCATTGGCTTTGTTTACGACAACCCTAATGCCTACTATGTCATTGACATGCAAAACGGGATTTTGTCTGCTTGCAAAAAGCAAGGTTTTGAATTGGTAATTCACCCCTGTGATTCAACCAAAGAAAATACCATCGACGAAATTACCAATATGGTCAAAACCTCACGAATTGCGGGCTTGGTGCTAACACCACCCTTTTCTGAGATGCCTGAATTTGTTGAAAAAATTAAACAGCTCGATGTCAGCGTGGTTAGGATCATGTCTGGTGACGTCGCACCAGATGATATTACACCTTGTGTCATGATCAATGACCATCAAGCAGCTTATACCATCACGCAACACTTGATTGATTTAGGTCACCAGCAAATCGGTTTTATCGCCGGCGGCAAAGAACATAGATCAAGTATTGAACGTCTAAATGGTTATAAACAAGCACTGGTTGATAATCAAATATCAGTGAATAAAGAATACATTGTCGAAGGGGAGTATTCATTTGAGTCTGGCGTTCAAGGTGCCAAATACTTAATGAATGAAACCGACAAGCCATCTGCGATTTTTTCTTGTAATGATGAAATAGCTGCTGGAGCGCTTTTCGCCGCTCGATTAATGAATATTGATATTCCGGGACAGCTGTCGATTGCAGGATTTGAGAACAGCCCGTTTTCGCGCCAAACCTGGCCTAAGCTGACAACCGCAGATCAACCAAATAAATCGATTGCTGAAAACGCCGCCAATTTACTGATTGCCCATACGCGTAAACTCAATACCTCGTCATTTATACAGCAATATACACCACAACTGGTTGTTCGTGATTCAACGGATGCTAGCGCTTAG
- a CDS encoding TetR/AcrR family transcriptional regulator codes for MIKNRSKNEVKRQQILKSATQLFTENGYASTSMALIAKSADVSKQTVYSHFGNKEELFSASIAQFCQNQVLFDYSTFDFSNPYATLLEIAQRFFTMVTSKEALAVHKICAFESKTYPQLSELFFRAGPERLADEMTKIMETFHREEFLTITHPRHAAIQFLHMMKGEAWMRVEFNTSCQLSQQEIYDYLVDSVNFFIRGYAKR; via the coding sequence ATGATTAAAAATCGTAGTAAAAATGAAGTAAAACGTCAGCAGATACTTAAATCTGCGACACAATTGTTTACAGAAAATGGTTACGCCTCTACCAGTATGGCATTGATTGCTAAATCTGCCGACGTATCAAAACAAACGGTTTATAGCCATTTTGGCAATAAAGAAGAGTTGTTCTCTGCATCCATTGCACAGTTTTGTCAGAATCAAGTATTGTTTGATTACAGTACGTTTGATTTCTCGAACCCCTATGCAACTTTACTTGAAATTGCTCAGCGGTTTTTTACCATGGTGACCTCAAAAGAAGCTTTAGCTGTGCATAAAATTTGTGCTTTTGAGTCGAAAACCTATCCACAGTTATCAGAATTATTTTTTCGGGCTGGCCCTGAGCGATTAGCTGATGAAATGACTAAAATCATGGAAACTTTTCATCGAGAAGAATTCTTGACCATTACTCATCCTCGACATGCAGCGATACAGTTTTTACACATGATGAAAGGTGAAGCGTGGATGCGGGTTGAATTTAATACTTCTTGTCAGTTATCACAGCAAGAAATTTATGATTACCTTGTTGATAGCGTCAACTTTTTTATTCGTGGTTATGCTAAGCGCTAG
- a CDS encoding efflux RND transporter periplasmic adaptor subunit has protein sequence MNLSHPYIHQRTKKAMLLLIVLTSAFTLSSCSKVSSETNAIPYYQAAEIIKIDKQQHFSIEREYVGRVVSKQQTNLSFEYAGRLKTVLVDSGEHVTKDQVLAEQDTELLSIKADELRAQVKQVEAQIRLNKANLKRINALIKDGYASEQNIDELHAEQGVLAASREGLLANLASLNYQISRGKLTAPYDGVLSERFIAEGDIVSSGVPAFKLIKQSHQEISVGIPFQVAKNINQGGALTVEINQLRLTAKVLSIGQEINTINRTVQVRLALEIIDARYNGQLARVFIDDEQSKSGYWVPISALTDGIRGQWNMYQTSLTPEGNYQVSAVIVDVLYSTQEHAFVDTAHSESMEIIGSGLHRYVPGQVVRKAETASVSEGTR, from the coding sequence ATGAATTTATCTCATCCCTACATTCATCAGCGCACTAAAAAAGCCATGTTGCTTTTGATCGTGCTAACTAGTGCTTTCACATTATCATCTTGTTCAAAGGTAAGTTCTGAAACAAATGCAATACCCTATTATCAAGCAGCAGAAATTATCAAGATTGATAAACAACAGCATTTCTCTATTGAACGTGAATATGTGGGTCGTGTTGTCTCCAAACAACAAACAAACTTAAGCTTTGAATACGCAGGTCGCCTTAAGACTGTGTTAGTTGATAGCGGTGAGCACGTCACTAAAGACCAAGTTTTGGCTGAACAAGACACCGAATTGTTATCTATAAAAGCTGATGAGTTAAGAGCCCAAGTCAAACAAGTAGAAGCACAAATTAGATTAAATAAAGCTAATTTAAAGCGTATCAACGCATTAATTAAAGATGGTTACGCGTCCGAACAAAACATCGACGAACTTCATGCCGAACAAGGTGTACTTGCAGCGAGCAGGGAAGGCTTGTTGGCCAATCTGGCCTCATTGAATTATCAAATATCAAGAGGAAAACTCACCGCACCTTATGATGGCGTCTTGAGCGAGCGCTTTATTGCAGAAGGGGACATTGTTTCCAGTGGCGTTCCAGCGTTTAAATTAATCAAACAAAGCCATCAAGAAATCTCTGTGGGTATTCCTTTTCAAGTAGCCAAAAATATTAATCAAGGCGGTGCTTTAACTGTCGAAATTAATCAGTTGCGATTAACAGCAAAAGTGCTTTCTATTGGACAAGAAATTAACACCATCAATCGTACTGTACAAGTACGACTGGCCCTTGAAATAATAGATGCGCGTTACAATGGGCAACTAGCACGAGTTTTTATTGATGACGAACAATCTAAGTCCGGTTATTGGGTGCCTATCAGCGCGTTAACTGATGGTATACGCGGACAATGGAACATGTATCAGACCAGCCTTACTCCAGAAGGTAATTATCAAGTTTCGGCTGTCATCGTTGACGTTTTGTATTCCACGCAAGAGCATGCATTTGTTGACACTGCCCACAGTGAATCAATGGAGATTATTGGCTCAGGGTTACATCGATATGTACCGGGGCAAGTAGTTCGTAAAGCTGAAACAGCCTCTGTTAGTGAAGGGACGAGATAA
- a CDS encoding efflux RND transporter permease subunit codes for MIRSFVRNGRLMSLVIALLIVSGLAAITTLPRTEDPRIMNRVASVLTKLPGASAERIEVLITEKIEQKLRKLSEILEITSTSRPGISVVKIKLKDEITNTRPIWSRVRDLISEVTPELPPNTITPNLIDDRGYAFTQLIALNWTGNGEPNIASLGRFANELQNQLKQVPGTDLVSIFGNGQEEIRVAIDKNKTSQLQLTSEQLSQKILMSDAKVSAGLLVNPQNQMQVELTGELSSTERINNIPIKRNSNGSILKLGDIATVTKTLSWPASEMAIVNGKPAVVVATRMLPDLRIDQWSIDVQQKLAGFSQQLPQAITLEVLFDQNVYTETRLGDLLSNIAVGFALITTVLFITLGWRSALIVSISLPLTVLFTLTAMSFYGLPIHQMSVTGLVVALGIMVDNAIVMTDTIQTKRQEGMRRLDSVGYAVQHLWMPLLGSTITTVLAFMPIVLMPGPAGEFIGGISLSVIFALIGSYLISHTIVAGLAGRFIAKGQPNSQRRWYVSGIDLPKLSQAFERSLYWTLKHRKVAIAFIMLLPLAGFILAGQLKEQFFPTSDRDMFHIEVFMPAQSSIENTKRVTDSIGQYLDAQTGIEQVRWFIGTNSPSFYYNLVPNQDGLQNYAQGMVTATDFKQANRLIKTLQTELDDNYPEAQIIVRKLEQGPPFNAPVEFRIFGPNLDRLKSIGDDIRLVMSNIEHVTHTRATLQPGTPKVWVDTDEEATALSGLTLVEIATQLNTTLSGQVNGSIIEATESIPVRVRLANESRNEVADLANINLLTTQPDQANGVIPLTAIADLKLKPSRGAIPHRDGVRVNVIEAYIRADILPSIVLANIQARLEQQNYQLPAGYHIEIGGESAERNSAVSQLLASVGIILTLLITVVVLSFNSFRISIIIFLSAFQSIGLGLLSVYAFGYPFGFVVIVGLMGLMGLAINAAIVIIAELKADQQAIAGDANAIVKGIQNCTRHIASTTITTVGGFLPLILAGGGFWPPFAIAIAGGTVLTTLLSFYFVPAVFSLFSQHKVFEITGAPASAPLKP; via the coding sequence ATGATCCGCTCATTTGTTCGCAATGGCCGTTTGATGTCATTGGTCATCGCCCTGTTAATTGTTTCAGGCTTAGCGGCTATCACGACGTTACCACGCACCGAAGATCCCCGCATCATGAACCGTGTCGCCAGCGTATTGACCAAATTACCAGGGGCAAGCGCCGAACGCATTGAAGTACTTATCACCGAAAAAATTGAACAAAAACTGAGAAAGTTGTCAGAGATCCTAGAAATCACATCAACATCTAGACCTGGAATTTCTGTTGTTAAAATTAAATTGAAAGATGAAATCACCAACACTCGACCTATTTGGTCAAGGGTCCGTGATTTAATCAGTGAAGTAACGCCAGAGCTCCCGCCTAATACCATTACGCCCAACTTGATCGACGATCGTGGTTATGCGTTTACGCAATTGATAGCATTGAATTGGACTGGCAATGGTGAGCCTAACATTGCCAGTTTGGGTCGCTTTGCCAATGAGCTGCAGAATCAACTCAAACAAGTACCTGGCACTGATTTAGTATCAATATTTGGCAATGGCCAAGAGGAAATTCGTGTCGCCATTGATAAAAATAAAACCAGTCAATTACAGTTAACTAGCGAACAGCTATCACAAAAAATTCTCATGTCTGATGCCAAAGTCTCTGCTGGCCTATTAGTTAACCCGCAAAATCAAATGCAAGTAGAGCTTACAGGGGAATTAAGTAGTACAGAACGTATCAACAACATACCGATAAAACGTAACAGTAATGGCAGTATTTTAAAGCTTGGTGACATTGCTACTGTGACTAAAACACTCTCTTGGCCCGCGAGTGAAATGGCCATAGTAAACGGTAAACCAGCAGTTGTCGTTGCAACACGCATGTTACCTGATTTGCGTATCGATCAATGGAGCATCGATGTACAACAAAAACTAGCGGGATTTTCTCAACAGTTACCACAGGCAATCACACTTGAAGTACTATTCGATCAAAATGTCTATACTGAAACTCGTCTAGGTGACTTGCTCAGCAATATTGCAGTAGGGTTTGCTTTAATCACTACCGTGCTTTTCATTACCTTAGGCTGGCGCTCAGCACTTATTGTCTCAATCTCACTGCCTTTAACCGTATTATTTACTCTCACTGCCATGAGCTTTTACGGGTTACCTATCCATCAAATGTCAGTGACCGGCCTAGTAGTGGCCTTGGGGATCATGGTGGATAATGCCATTGTGATGACAGACACCATTCAAACAAAACGCCAAGAAGGTATGCGCAGGCTCGACTCTGTAGGATATGCCGTACAGCACTTATGGATGCCACTGCTCGGTTCAACCATTACAACTGTCTTGGCGTTTATGCCTATCGTGTTGATGCCTGGACCAGCGGGCGAATTTATTGGTGGGATTTCACTCAGTGTTATTTTTGCCTTGATCGGCTCATATCTCATATCACACACCATAGTTGCCGGATTGGCTGGGCGCTTTATTGCCAAAGGTCAGCCGAATAGCCAACGACGTTGGTATGTGTCCGGGATTGATTTACCTAAGCTATCTCAAGCGTTTGAACGCAGCTTATATTGGACATTAAAACATCGTAAAGTTGCGATAGCGTTTATTATGCTATTGCCTTTGGCTGGATTCATTTTAGCCGGACAGTTAAAGGAGCAGTTTTTTCCTACATCAGATAGAGACATGTTTCATATCGAAGTTTTCATGCCCGCCCAATCAAGCATCGAAAACACTAAACGTGTGACTGACAGCATAGGTCAATATCTTGATGCTCAAACGGGAATTGAACAAGTGAGATGGTTTATCGGTACAAACTCACCTTCATTTTATTACAATCTGGTGCCAAACCAAGATGGCTTACAAAACTATGCTCAGGGCATGGTAACAGCAACCGACTTTAAACAGGCTAATCGACTCATAAAAACTCTGCAGACTGAGTTGGATGACAACTACCCTGAAGCTCAAATAATAGTTCGTAAACTAGAACAAGGACCTCCATTTAATGCTCCTGTGGAATTTAGAATATTCGGGCCTAATTTAGACCGTTTGAAAAGCATAGGAGATGATATACGACTTGTAATGAGCAACATTGAACATGTGACTCATACTAGAGCCACACTGCAGCCTGGCACTCCAAAAGTATGGGTAGATACGGATGAAGAAGCAACGGCACTTTCGGGTTTAACTTTAGTAGAAATAGCGACTCAACTGAACACCACACTATCCGGTCAGGTCAATGGTTCTATAATAGAAGCAACAGAGTCAATACCTGTCCGTGTCCGCCTAGCAAATGAAAGCCGAAATGAAGTTGCAGATTTAGCGAATATTAATTTGTTAACGACACAACCTGATCAAGCTAATGGCGTCATCCCATTGACCGCAATCGCCGACTTAAAGCTAAAACCTAGTCGAGGTGCAATTCCTCATCGAGATGGGGTTAGAGTAAATGTTATAGAAGCCTACATCCGTGCAGATATTTTACCTTCCATTGTTTTAGCAAACATTCAAGCACGTTTGGAACAGCAAAATTATCAGCTTCCTGCTGGTTATCATATTGAAATAGGGGGAGAGTCGGCAGAGCGTAATAGTGCCGTTAGTCAATTATTGGCAAGCGTTGGTATCATATTAACTTTATTGATTACCGTGGTCGTACTTTCTTTCAACTCATTTCGCATCAGTATTATTATTTTCCTATCTGCCTTTCAATCAATTGGCTTAGGCTTACTCAGTGTTTATGCGTTTGGTTATCCTTTCGGCTTTGTTGTTATTGTTGGCTTAATGGGGTTAATGGGTTTGGCTATCAATGCTGCCATTGTCATCATTGCAGAGTTAAAAGCGGATCAGCAAGCGATTGCAGGTGACGCTAATGCCATCGTCAAAGGTATACAAAATTGTACGCGCCATATTGCGTCAACCACAATCACAACCGTTGGCGGTTTCTTACCCTTAATTTTGGCAGGAGGGGGCTTCTGGCCACCGTTTGCTATTGCAATTGCTGGCGGCACTGTGTTGACGACACTATTATCATTTTACTTTGTACCCGCAGTATTCAGTCTATTTAGTCAGCATAAAGTATTCGAAATAACGGGAGCGCCTGCTTCTGCACCGCTCAAACCATAG
- the rraB gene encoding ribonuclease E inhibitor RraB: MQDDQLQEWVEYSESLIEELLEDGTNEEAVHTIEHHFSSPDFEVLEKAAIAAFKMGLEVEEPEEAELETGEKVFAFDIICEHYLDDEVIIDEIKIMLQLAQQNKVDYDGWGTYFEE, translated from the coding sequence ATGCAAGATGATCAATTACAAGAGTGGGTTGAATATTCCGAGTCATTAATTGAGGAATTGCTTGAAGATGGTACCAACGAAGAAGCGGTACATACGATCGAGCACCACTTTTCTAGTCCTGATTTCGAGGTGCTTGAAAAAGCTGCTATTGCAGCATTTAAAATGGGACTTGAAGTTGAAGAGCCTGAAGAAGCTGAATTAGAAACAGGTGAAAAGGTATTTGCCTTTGACATTATTTGTGAACACTATCTAGACGATGAAGTAATAATTGATGAAATCAAAATAATGTTACAACTAGCACAACAGAATAAAGTAGATTATGATGGCTGGGGAACCTACTTCGAAGAGTAG
- a CDS encoding 1-acylglycerol-3-phosphate O-acyltransferase: MLAVIRITILTLALGLISIYTCLYSLLRPFHPNNVRHAAALLGKLSKVIGLEVEVRLPPELKGVGPVVYICNHQNSYDIFTISGAVQAMTVSIGKKSLKWIPFFGQMYWLTGNILIDRANTSKALGTIDLAAKKIKEKGISVWLFPEGTRSYGRGLLPFKTGAFRTAIQAEVPIVPVCASNTHNVIDLNRWNNGKMIIEFLPPVRLSATDKSGIRESTNQVRETMLEKIIELSHEAGTELPQNVKKVK, encoded by the coding sequence TTGTTAGCTGTAATTAGAATTACCATCCTGACGTTAGCGTTGGGTTTAATATCAATTTATACCTGCTTATATAGCCTGCTAAGACCGTTTCATCCAAACAATGTTCGTCACGCTGCTGCCTTACTAGGGAAGTTATCAAAAGTTATAGGCTTAGAGGTAGAGGTGCGTTTGCCTCCAGAACTAAAGGGCGTAGGGCCCGTGGTATACATCTGTAACCACCAAAATTCTTATGATATTTTTACCATTAGCGGTGCAGTGCAAGCAATGACTGTCAGCATTGGTAAAAAGAGTTTAAAGTGGATCCCTTTCTTCGGCCAAATGTACTGGTTAACAGGTAATATATTGATTGATCGTGCCAATACCTCAAAAGCGTTAGGCACTATTGATTTAGCCGCAAAAAAAATTAAAGAGAAGGGCATTTCTGTTTGGCTATTTCCAGAAGGAACAAGAAGTTACGGCCGAGGTTTATTACCTTTTAAAACTGGTGCATTTAGAACGGCTATACAGGCGGAGGTACCTATCGTGCCAGTATGTGCCAGTAATACCCACAATGTCATTGATTTAAATCGGTGGAATAATGGTAAGATGATAATAGAGTTTCTACCACCGGTTAGGCTATCAGCAACGGATAAATCTGGTATCAGAGAATCAACAAATCAAGTGCGAGAAACGATGCTGGAAAAAATCATTGAGTTAAGTCATGAAGCGGGTACAGAGTTACCTCAAAACGTAAAAAAGGTAAAATAA